A region of Fusarium keratoplasticum isolate Fu6.1 chromosome 6, whole genome shotgun sequence DNA encodes the following proteins:
- a CDS encoding Arrestin-C domain-containing protein has translation MTTTAPETQRRSNWVTSYDNVYYRPRLSKKPSSLSVARFPAPLIGPRRSRPQAIHIISYPSGYVPRELRPENRPDTPPPPPAPRRAPSLQPAPSNSFNDAVQVCPSGSSINTKRRRSFKPRAAARRRDKLLSSLSLAGPSEAIDSACSNSCATSGRIRAEPEFAADRTTRESADGISAVTATSTATSTATANTGRAIAQSCRSDLTCQSAIGASPAGAGATRAASTTPTQSPPAYDDIHPGSPAHDLISTSTITSTPINSTDSNPHGTMTAARVSNPSLTGSHNMNMNMAVSNPNRSSFMSARSSKSAITSCVAEVPKPVASGSGVSCSILLAEQNIFLSGFDHDGHGHRDSQGGTALLRGRLQLRVTKNVKIKAVQLKLLGRARTEWPEGIPPLKQDVYEEESLRTQVLTFFNAMNDGWESDYGNQCTYKLKNASPNGSSTNLARPSPSSSLSPHRNNLTAKEMKRLSLQSVQSRSFNKGDSPVASATQVKGYKVFYPGVYDYSFELPIDHHQLETTKLQYGSVKWELQATVDRAGAFKPNLHGTKEVSIVRVPDQLSLEMSEPISISRQWEDQLHYDIIISGKSFPIGSKIPIAFKLTPLAKVQVHKLKVYVTESIEYWTSDKRVTRKDPGRKILLLEKSAGKPLESSYASSEVRTLRGGELTPEQRRQAREAAARRRTLDAARRQTTAAPLPEPTANLLGDIDLGLETFWGSTEIEANVQIPTCEMMAKNKELRLHPDCSWKNVNVFHWIKVVMRISRLDPEDPTGTKRRHFEISIDSPFTVLNCRATHANTNLPAYSGPNCNGATYQSTCGCPDAFTMPTDASPNSSTGTLPGVNASSENLPAPPQAAHLANAVGGQQEPRPIHLLRVPSFNPPAFEDDVAPPPAAELVSEHPEPTMTPPPQYDVVVGTPSVDGLADYFTRLADAGYDGPDEDSESDPDDSPPRILDRTGRVNVANPRTPGGRRMPSRSLEISRPPINLDMSALRNRAGRAV, from the exons ATGACAACAACAGCTCCCGAAACCCAGCGCCGCTCCAACTGGGTCACGTCCTACGATAACGTTTACTACCGCCCGCGCCTCAGCAAGAAACCTTCTTCGCTGTCGGTTGCACGCTTCCCGGCGCCGTTGATCGGTCCCCGGCGGTCTCGTCCCCAGGCCATCCACATTATTAGCTATCCCTCGGGCTACGTGCCTCGAGAGTTGCGACCAGAGAACCGGCCTGACACTCCCCCGCCGCCTCCAGCGCCTCGGCGTGCGCCGTCACTACAACCCGCGCCCAGCAACTCTTTCAACGACGCCGTCCAGGTTTGTCCTAGCGGCAGCAGTATCAACACaaaaaggaggaggagctttAAGCCTCGTGCAGCAGCGCGTCGCAGGGATAAGCTTTTGAGTTCGCTGTCTCTAGCAGGCCCCTCTGAAGCGATTGACTCTGCCTGTTCAAATTCTTGTGCCACTTCGGGTCGTATAAGAGCCGAGCCAGAATTTGCTGCTGATCGCACGACTCGGGAAAGCGCCGACGGGATCAGTGCTGTCACTGCCACTTCCACTGCCACTTCCACCGCAACTGCCAATACTGGACGCGCAATTGCCCAGTCTTGCCGGTCGGACCTGACTTGCCAGTCTGCTATTGGAGCAAGTCCCGCTGGGGCAGGTGCGACCAGGGCCGCTTCCACCACACCCACACAGTCCCCGCCAGCATATGACGACATCCACCCCGGCTCCCCGGCACATGATTTAATCTCTACCTCCACAATCACTTCAACACCCATCAACTCGACTGACTCAAATCCACACGGAACAATGACTGCCGCCCGTGTCTCTAATCCGTCATTGACGGGTTCGCACAACATGAATATGAACATGGCCGTCTCTAACCCCAACCGAAGCAGCTTCATGTCTGCACGATCTTCAAAATCTGCCATCACCTCTTGCGTCGCCGAGGTCCCGAAACCCGTCGCTTCCGGCAGTGGCGTGTCATGCTCAATTCTCCTCGCCGAACAAAACATTTTCCTCTCGGGCTTCGACCATGATGGCCACGGCCATCGCGACTCCCAAGGCGGCACCGCTCTGCTTCGAGGCAGACTTCAATTGCGCGTTACGAAGaacgtcaagatcaaggccgtTCAGCTTAAGCTTCTCGGCCGCGCCCGCACAGAATGGCCCGAGGGCATCCCTCCACTAAAGCAGGATGTctacgaggaggagagtctGCGCACTCAGGTCCTCACATTTTTCAATGCCATGAATGACGGCTGGGAATCCGACTATGGCAACCAATGCACCTACAAACTCAAGAACGCATCGCCCAACGGCAGCTCGACGAATTTGGCCCGACCCAGCCCTTCGAGCTCGCTTTCGCCGCATCGCAATAACCTGACAGCCAAGGAGATGAAGCGCCTGTCGCTGCAGAGCGTTCAATCGCGAAGCTTTAACAAGGGCGACAGCCCCGTCGCCTCAGCCACTCAGGTCAAGGGCTACAAGGTCTTTTACCCTGGTGTTTACGACTACTCGTTTGAACTCCCCATCGATCACCACCAGCTGGAAACGACCAAGTTGCAGTATGGATCCGTCAAATGGGAACTTCAAGCCACAGTTGACCGAGCCGGCGCCTTTAAGCCTAACCTCCACGGCACCAAGGAGGTTTCGATTGTTCGAGTACCCGATCAACTCTCTCTCGAGATGTCAGAGCCCATCTCTATTAGCCGACAATGGGAAGATCAGCTTCACTACGATATTATCATTTCAGGCAAGAGCTTTCCGATTGGAAGCAAAATCCCCATCGCCTTCAAGCTCACGCCTCTGGCCAAGGTCCAGGtgcacaagctcaaggtgTATGTAACGGAGTCGATTGAGTACTGGACTAGTGATAAGCGCGTCACTCGAAAGGACCCGGGCCGCAAgattcttctccttgagaagTCTGCTGGCAAGCCCCTCGAGTCGTCTTACGCTTCCTCCGAGGTCCGAACGCTTCGTGGCGGCGAGCTCACTCCCGAGCAGAGACGACAGGCCCGCGAGGCTGCCGCCCGAAGACGAACACTGGATGCCGCTCGACGACAGACTACCGCTGCGCCACTCCCCGAACCCACGGCTAACCTCCTTGGTGATATCGATCTGGGACTGGAGACTTTCTGGGGTTCAACTGAGATCGAGGCCAACGTCCAGATCCCGACTTGcgagatgatggcaaagaACAAGGAACTGCGACTTCACCCTGACTGCAGCTGGAAGAATGTCAATGTCTTCCACTGGATCAAG GTTGTGATGCGCATCAGCCGCCTCGATCCTGAAGATCCCACTGGCACAAAGCGCCGGCACTTTGAGATCAGCATTGACTCGCCCTTTACGGTGCTCAACTGCCGAGCTACCCATGCCAACACGAACCTCCCAGCTTACTCAGGGCCGAACTGCAATGGCGCGACGTATCAGTCCACTTGCGGGTGTCCCGACGCCTTCACCATGCCGACAGATGCTTCGCCTAACTCGTCTACGGGCACACTTCCCGGAGTCAACGCCAGCAGCGAAAACCTTCCTGCACCACCGCAGGCGGCTCACTTGGCCAATGCGGTTGGTGGTCAGCAAGAACCTCGGCCAATCCATCTCCTCCGAGTTCCAAGCTTCAACCCTCCCGCTTTCGAAGACGATGTTGCACCACCCCCCGCAGCCGAACTTGTCTCGGAGCACCCGGAGCCGACTATGACGCCTCCCCCTCAGTATGATGTTGTGGTTGGAACCCCTAGCGTCGATGGTCTGGCCGATTACTTCACCAGActtgctgatgctggttATGACGGGCCCGACGAAGATTCTGAGTCGGACCCTGACGACTCGCCCCCACGGATCCTTGACCGCACCGGGCGCGTCAATGTTGCCAACCCCCGTACCCCCGGAGGTAGGAGGATGCCAAGCCGCAGCCTGGAGATTTCTAGGCCACCAATCAATCTCGATATGTCAGCTCTCCGCAACCGAGCTGGACGGGCAGTGTGA
- a CDS encoding Zn(2)-C6 fungal-type domain-containing protein: protein MVVTGEANKKTPPVRQRKAHRKSRLGCSNCKLRSVKCDESKPSCKRCVSSGFICSFTQTSPSASLHLAHCSAGPVFSVTADPAADRILKAPLPGLRVPIAQPTRGAVGEIVLGEAEMAALERFRLRTVFTIGTEKTRHLYSERAVKLASKHPFLIHAFIAFALLHDSHITPKQPPSHRTALAFHWYQATVLFQQRLLAAHSTPDLSLLPSSERDAIWTSSVLLGASALALVDAQDVEGVWPLKVPDILDLDWLKMSEGKKVAWALADPTRAESIFHELLLHKDQMPNGAKPIPPDALPPTFFTTFNLSPSSSPVSNPYHVAASLLAQLLPQKINENSVVQFLAFLTQLDPRYKQLLEDKDPRAIVLLAWWYAKAAAHSSWYMQRRSLVEGQAICIYLERYCMDVPGISELVQFPKRVFGFCCKNGGIMNLGDVRTLREGGRSSMWMKA, encoded by the exons ATGGTTGTAACCGGCGAGGCGAACAAGAAGACGCCGCCCGTGAGACAGAGGAAGGCTCACCGCAAGTCTCGTCTAGGGTGTAGCAACTGTAAGCTACGTAGCGTCAAG TGTGACGAGTCAAAGCCTTCTTGCAAACGATGCGTATCTTCAGGCTTCATCTGCTCCTTCACCCAGACATCACCCTCAGCCAGTCTTCATCTAGCCCACTGCAGCGCTGGCCCTGTATTTTCAGTAACTGCTGACCCGGCTGCGGATCGGATCCTCAAGGCTCCTCTGCCTGGGCTCAGGGTCCCGATTGCGCAGCCGACAAGGGGCGCCGTGGGCGAGATTGTCCTTGGAGAGGCTGagatggcggcgttggagagGTTTAGGTTGAGGACTGTGTTTACGATTGGGACGGAGAAGACGAGGCATCTTTATTCAGAGAGGGCGGTTAAGCTGGCGTCCAAG CACCCGTTCCTTATTCATGCCTTTATCGCTTTTGCCCTCCTTCATGATAGTCACATCACCCCCAAGCAACCCCCTTCACACCgcacagccttggccttccacTGGTACCAAGCCACGGTGCTCTTTCAGCAGCGTCTCCTGGCAGCCCACTCGACCCCCGACCTCTCACTGCTACCCAGCTCAGAACGGGACGCAATATGGACGTCTTCCGTTCTTCTCGGCGCCTCAGCGCTCGCCCTAGTCGATGCCCAGGACGTTGAGGGTGTCTGGCCACTCAAAGTTCCCGACATCCTGGACCTCGACTGGTTAAAAATGAGTGAAGGCAAAAAGGTTGCGTGGGCGCTTGCTGACCCGACCAGAGCTGAGAGCATATTCCATGAACTCCTCCTCCATAAGGATCAAATGCCCAACGGCGCAAAGCCAATTCCCCCTGATGCTCTCCCTCCCACATTCTTCACCACGTTCAACCTctccccatcttcctcccCGGTATCCAACCCATACCACGTTGCCGCTTCACTTCTCGCACAGCTCCTCCCACAAAAGATCAACGAAAACTCCGTGGTCCAATTCCTAGCCTTCCTAACCCAGCTAGACCCGCGGTACAAGCAGCTCCTGGAGGACAAGGACCCGAGGGCCATAGTTCTGCTTGCGTGGTGGTACGCCAAGGCGGCGGCGCACAGCTCGTGGTACATGCAGAGGAGGTCGTTGGTTGAAGGGCAGGCCATTTGCATCTACCTAGAGCGGTATTGTATGGACGTCCCAGGTATTTCGGAGCTTGTGCAGTTTCCTAAGAGAGTGTTTGGCTTTTGCTGCAAGAATGGAGGAATCATGAATTTAGGGGACGTAAGAACATTGAGAGAGGGCGGGCGGTCAAGCATGTGGATGAAGGCGTAA
- a CDS encoding Nudix hydrolase domain-containing protein — MTDQKIEERTPPEFKFTFDESVSEWNINHREWLKINEKTWDSLATGALVFDAQDRILLLQRAPNDSMPNRWEIPGGACDDEDPTVLYGCARELWEEAGLELRHISRVVPDGFGGKPGAVFTNRTGRRFFCKFSFIVDVAEYSEVKLDPNEHQDFVWATEEEVERQAIGDREIPLTNSLMTNLISKAFDMRKADKEDGEKA, encoded by the coding sequence ATGACAGACCAAAAAATAGAAGAAAGAACTCCTCCCGAGTTCAAGTTCACCTTTGACGAGTCCGTCTCGGAATGGAACATTAACCACCGCGAATGGCTCAAGATCAACGAAAAGACGTGGGACTCGCTCGCCACGGGCGCCCTCGTCTTTGATGCCCAGGaccgcatcctcctcctccagcgcGCCCCGAACGACAGCATGCCCAACAGATGGGAGATTCCCGGCGGCGCGtgcgacgacgaggacccGACGGTGCTGTACGGCTGCGCCCGAGAACTCTGGGAAGAAGCGGGCCTCGAGCTCCGACACATCAGCCGCGTTGTGCCCGACGGCTTCGGGGGCAAGCCCGGAGCCGTTTTCACCAACCGCACGGGCAGGCGCTTCTTTTGCAAGTTTTCGTTCATTGTGGATGTTGCAGAGTACAGCGAGGTCAAGCTGGACCCGAATGAGCATCAGGATTTCGTGTGGgcgacggaggaggaggtggagagGCAGGCTATTGGGGATAGGGAGATTCCTTTGACGAATTCTTTGATGACAAACTTGATATCCAAGGCATTTGACATGAGAAAGGCCGATAAGGAGGATGGTGAAAAGGCTTAG
- a CDS encoding MFS domain-containing protein yields the protein MTVRTPDEENPTQEAPPRDIPDGAFAIGLEPIVVTMSNVNGDPETRSVAQSTGGDVESKMSAWICVLGSFLCLVPTFGFMQSLGTVQSYLSLNQLKDYSEGEVGWISGMFLFLSLVFNLQVGPLFDVHGPNIIGPVGALLYVAIFIFMAECKTYWQFMLCLGVFGSIGAAMTMVVAVAIVGKLFIRRRGLAMGIALAGSSVGSVIFPIIFRYTFPGIGWKWSMRIMAFISAGLLIPAMLCFIPFNRLHGITSDGQPRPKSSALNLAAFKSPAFSFVTAGLFMLEFAIFSIAGLLPSISTRAGFTPEEGYTLLAIIGSTSTFGRIIPGLIGDRIGHFNVLLISMAFTILFMGVMFVPFGTTSAPILYAFSGLWGFGSGSFLSITPVCMGKTCETKDYGRYYGTMNCVISFALLIALPTSGSMLDNMGAQALAGLLMAVVFIGGACYFAARALLIGQWLSPKTKI from the exons ATGACTGTTCGAACACCAGATGAGGAGAATCCCACTCAAGAGGCTCCCCCTCGGGATATCCCCGACGGAGCCTTTGCCATCGGCCTTGAACCCATCGTCGTTACAATGTCCAACGTGAATGGCGATCCCGAGACGAGATCGGTGGCTCAGTCGACCGGCGGGGATGTTGAGTCCAAGATGAGTGCCTGGATATGTGTTCTGGGATCGTTTCTGTGTCTAGTTCCAACTTTTG GCTTCATGCAGTCCCTTGGAACCGTTCAGTCGTACCTCAGTCTCAACCAGCTCAAGGACTACTCCGAGGGTGAAGTAGGGTGGATCAGTGGCATGTTTCTGTTCCTGTCCCTGGTCTTCAACCTGCAGGTCGGCCCCCTATTCGACGTTCACGGCCCAAACATTATCGGTCCAGTCGGGGCGCTTCTATAtgttgccatcttcatcttcatggcCGAGTGCAAGACCTACTGGCAGTTTATGCTGTGTCTCGGTGTGTTTGGAAGCATTGGTGCTGCCATGACAATGGTGGTTGCTGTAGCCATCGTTGGAAAGCTATTCATCCGTCGACGAGGCCTGGCTATGGGCATTGCCCTCGCAGGCTCGTCCGTCGGCTCCGTCATCTTCCCCATTATCTTCCGGTACACGTTCCCAGGCATCGGATGGAAGTGGTCGATGCGTATCATGGCCTTCATCTCTGCTGGTCTTCTCATTCCCGCCATGCTCTGCTTTATCCCATTCAACAGACTACACGGGATTACCTCCGATGGTCAACCGAGGCCCAAGAGCTCCGCCCTCAACCTGGCGGCATTCAAATCACCCGCCTTTTCCTTCGTAACAGCTGGACTCTTTATGCTCGAGTTTGCCATCTTTAGTATCGCTGGTCTCCTGCCGTCTATTTCTACCCGGGCGGGCTTCACACCAGAGGAAGGTTACACTCTTTTGGCTATTATCGGTTCCACGTCGACGTTTGGTCGTATCATCCCGGGGCTCATCGGTGACCGGATCGGGCATTTCAATGTGCTACTCATCTCGATGGCCTTTACAATTCTGTTCATGGGCGTCATGTTTGTTCCCTTTGGTACCACCTCGGCTCCCATACTGTATGCATTTTCTGGGCTTTGGGGTTTCGGTTCTGGCTCTTTTTTATCGATTACTCCAG TTTGCATGGGCAAGACATGCGAGACCAAGGACTATGGGAGATATTACG GCACAATGAACTGCGTCATTAGTttcgccctcctcatcgcccttCCTACCAGCGGTAGCATGCTCGACAACATGGGGGCCCAAGCCCTGGCAGGTCTCCTCATGGCAGTTGTTTTTATAGGAGGAGCTTGCTATTTCGCCGCGCGAGCCCTCCTTATCGGGCAGTGGCTGTCTCCCAAGACGAAGATCTAA
- a CDS encoding Tr-type G domain-containing protein, whose product MSTKPLAHEKRKGESALSDFAEYVEQQQNLRYPTARTATGPAGVATDGNEHHEELDELFDNLDLADSAPRVPLKDILLGSNEESLKQLEDLVADRLEEGFGECVFEIGYENNGDSMDLTLDEWNQALETLQAAAKRVRADCDLLLTKNVGGEKEVPSTGDKPIKDKSCSGKVLVRQVPATIEDVIETRIAVVGNVDAGKSSMLGVLVKGDLDDGRGKARVNLFRHKHEIETGRTSSVGMEIMGFDTVGQVVTSDIPGRKLSWEEIGKRSAKVITFTDLAGHERYLRTTVFGLLSSSPNYCLLMVAANNGLIGMSKEHLGIALALNVPVMVVVTKIDICPPNILEQTITQITKIMKSPGARKIPTFIKTREECINTATQFVSQRICPVFLVSNVTGENLDLVRTFLNILPHHGRYNSEAPFEFHVNDTFSVPFTGTVVSGIIKSGVIHEGDNVLIGPDSLGQFTPTAIRSIERKRIRVPAASAGQSASFALKKVKRKDVRKGMVVLPKIEGQPTPKVHREFIAEVLILSHATTIKTKYQAMLHVGPVSQTCAIIDIDRELIRTGDRATVAFRFVQRPEYLAPGDRLLFREGRTKGLGIVKSVGYDPEHPLMSNKNDEEKKSEPVSAEVSVGA is encoded by the exons ATGTCAACCAAACCGTTGGCGCACGAGAAGCGCAAAGGCGAATCG GCGCTGAGCGACTTTGCCGAGTATGTTGAGCAACAGCAGAATCTCCGGTACCCGACCGCTAGAACCGCTACTGGGCCAGCTGGCGTGGCCACCGACGGAAATGAGCACCacgaggagctcgacgagCTGTTTGATAATCTCGACCTCGCCGACTCTGCCCCTCGAGTCCCCCTGAAGGATATCCTGCTTGGATCGAACGAGGAGTCTCTGAAGCAGTTGGAAGACCTAGTCGCCGATCGGTTAGAAGAGGGCTTTGGGGAGTGTGTGTTCGAAATTGGGTACGAGAACAATGGCGACTCGATGGATCTGACCCTCGACGAATGGAATCAAGCGCTTGAGACACTCCAAGCAGCCGCGAAGCGCGTCCGTGCCGACTGCGACTTGCTCCTGACCAAGAATGTTGGTGGTGAAAAGGAGGTCCCCAGTACCGGCGACAAACCCATAAAAGACAAGAGCTGCAGTGGCAAGGTCCTCGTTCGACAAGTACCGGCGACAATAGAGGACGTAATTGAGACGCGGATAGCAGTGGTGGGCAATG TCGACGCGGGCAAGAGCTCCATGCTTGGCGTGTTGGTTAAGGgagaccttgatgacggtcGAGGAAAGGCTCGAGTGAATCTGTTCCGACACAAGCACGAGATTGAGACGGGTCGAACCAGCTCAGTGGGGATGGAAATCATGGGCTTCGATACTGTGGGACAAGTTGTCACCTCTGATATCCCTGGAC GAAAGCTCTCGTGGGAAGAGATCGGGAAGCGAAGCGCCAAAGTTATCACTTTCACCGATTTGGCGGGCCACGAGAGGTATCTCCGAACTACGGTTTTCGGACTGCTCTCGAGCAGCCCTAATTATTGTCTGCTTATGGTTGCAGCCAATAATGGCCTCATCGGAATGAGCAAAGAACATCTGGGAATTGCTCTGGCTCTGAATGTCCCTGTCATGGTGGTTgtcaccaagatcgacatTTGCCCGCCCAACATTCTCGAGCAGACAATAACCCAGATCACCAAGATCATGAAGAGTCCTGGAGCGCGCAAGATTCCAACTTTCATCAAGACTCGCGAGGAGTGCATAAACACGGCAACTCAGTTCGTGAGCCAACGGATATGCCCCGTGTTCCTCGTGTCCAACGTGACAGGAGAGAATCTCGACCTTGTCAGGACCTTCCTGAACATACTGCCTCACCACGGACGATATAACTCGGAGGCGCCGTTTGAGTTCCATGTCAATGACACGTTCTCAGTGCCTTTCACTGGTACAGTGGTGTCGGGTATTATAAAGTCTGGGGTGATTCACGAGGGAGACAATGTTCTCATTGGACCCGACTCGTTGGGGCAGTTCACGCCAACTGCTATCCGTTCTATCGAGCGTAAGAGGATAAGGGTCCCTGCTGCATCGGCAGGCCAGTCTGCCTCTTTCGCcctcaagaaggtcaagcGCAAGGATGTGAGGAAGGGAATGGTTGTGCTCCCCAAGATTGAGGGTCAGCCTACGCCCAAGGTGCACCGAGAATTCATTGCAGAGG TGCTCATTCTCTCTCACGCGAcaaccatcaagaccaagtaTCAGGCCATGCTTCACGTCGGCCCTGTCTCCCAGACGTGCGCTATCATCGACATTGACCGCGAGCTCATTCGAACTGGCGACCGCGCAACCGTCGCATTTCGCTTCGTTCAACGTCCAGAGTACCTCGCACCAGGCGACCGACTTTTGTTCCGTGAAGGCCGTACCAAGGGCTTGGGCATTGTGAAGTCGGTCGGATACGACCCTGAGCATCCGTTAATGTCGAATAAGaacgatgaggagaagaagagtgaGCCAGTCAGTGCTGAAGTCAGCGTCGGCGCCTAA
- a CDS encoding U6 snRNA-associated Sm-like protein LSm3, producing the protein MADVGEESHHVSEPLDLVRLLLNEVVFVKLRGDRELKGKLHAYDSHCNLVLGEVEETIYTVDEDDEDDEVKTISRKSEMLFVRGDSVVLISPGVPF; encoded by the exons ATGGCCGACGTCGGTGAAGAATCCCACCATGTGTCGGAGCCCCTCGACCTCGTCAGGCTCCTGCTCAACGAGGTCGTCTTTGTGAAGCTTCGAGGAGACCGAGAACTCAAGGGAAAGCTGCAT GCTTACGATAGTCACTGCAACCTGGTGCTgggagaggttgaggagacaATCTACACagtcgacgaggatgatgaggacgacgaggtcaag ACCATTAGCCGGAAATCTGAAATGCTCTTTGTGAGAG GTGATAGTGTGGTCCTCATTTCACCAGGGGTTCCTTTCTAG